A part of Neodiprion pinetum isolate iyNeoPine1 chromosome 4, iyNeoPine1.2, whole genome shotgun sequence genomic DNA contains:
- the Sin3A gene encoding paired amphipathic helix protein Sin3a isoform X3 has protein sequence MKRTRGVDEVASAAAAAALKHSSGGAGGGGIGGGGGLEVGENIDYRPNSGLAVGIGPGQPIRPITSKEMPGSIQFGAVQAQQQYPVAVVMPTPAPSSVKVHSGSTTPPTPTAPGSSLSGGAQQFQRLKVEDALHYLDQVKYKFNNQPQVYNDFLDIMKEFKSQSIDTPGVIKRVSNLFKGHPQLIVGFNTFLPPGYKIEVQADEQGYAFQVSVSMPSPTATHTPTLSHHCTGNVGSPPIASPPTQPAKAPSVLQIMQGSGSIHHAIGNNIPNNSLTVHAPSSPPVQSYNNSHISTAQAQAAVSQALSQAQDGTPNSGQTQQSQPVEFNHAINYVNKIKNRFQGQPEKYKRFLEILHTYQKEQRNLKESGHMVTGGGAAVGGGSGKHLTEAEVYSQVAKLFENQEDLLAEFGQFLPDATNQQSALSAMFQSNKGGAVNDHSAIVKKPLGLKALYNSSGNIPREHRESGSLSGVERDNRDHRERDRERGVGARDLNSGQKFGHSTGQLKRSPSFSTSGTTSNSHHTQHGQPPSKKHKMATLRDVTFADAGKYGSLNDYAFFDKVRKALRSQEVYENFLRCLVLFNQEIVSKTELIQLVTPFLGRFPELLRWFKDFLGHSPDSSTSMSTTTGGLNVETLPNNVVRSHQDRPQGDLAMEIDYSTCKRLGASYCALPKSYVQPKCTGRTQLCKEVLNDTWVSFPTWSEDSTFVTSRKTQYEEFIYRCEDERFELDGVIETNAATIRVLEGVHKKMSRMSSEEIQKFRLDDCLGGCSPTIHQRALRRIYGDKAADIIDGLKKNPVVAVPVVLRRLKSKEEEWREAQKGFNKIWREQNEKYYLKSLDHQCINFKQNDVKALRSKSLFNEIETLYDERHEQADDSNAEGQGGGGPHMVLAYKDKSVLDDAANLLIHHVKRQTAIHKEDKQQIKLLLKHFIPDLFFHPRQELSDDERDEDDEKEDIDPPACSSSHISSLTITSGGLHGSRNKAVASPNFSSAHVKSDPDLKPPSHALSADPEEAYTLFMGSNNWYLFLRLHQILCERLTKMYERAVALAEEESRYKQQRKESTAVALRLKPKNEIEIEDYYPAFLDMVKNVLDGNMESTAYEDTLREMFGIHAYIAFTLDKVVTYAVRQLQHLVSDPTCQQCMELFQREQRQPKESSGAGGLCATAYLRLGAETAYQRKAERAMTDENCFKIHIYKKDCKITMELLDTESEDTTEGGCRDRESERERQREGISSAEKWSTYVERYPAPLGQTSPKDIPTSVDNDAAANHPMDETGWSSFDRLLVGRKPVFLYRNVREWRKRASRMARLPSLNTVHSDKTPEITATDKTVETSSGLLERPAPLRMTEPGDTGDIINTDSTQCRFNPNSYRMLYVASKEAFLYKPNSFTRARQCHPAVTKHLNSKFHQWLARWATQNVADTQHRLCQDWLMGRYENLIPHRTRVVTDNDQSRSPYRQYNRYRIERLKSDSSSEQCA, from the exons agcagcagcagcagcgttGAAACATTCATCGGGAGGTGCAGGAGGAGGTGGCATAGGTGGTGGGGGCGGGTTAGAAGTCGGAGAGAACATAGACTACCGTCCTAACAGTGGTTTGGCCGTTGGAATTGGGCCTGGTCAGCCAATTAGGCCGATAACTTCCAAGGAGATGCCAGGCAGCATCCAGTTTGGCGCCGTTCAGGCGCAACAGCAATACCCAGTAGCCGTAGTAATGCCTACTCCTGCCCCTTCCAGTGTAAAG GTGCATTCTGGTAGCACAACACCGCCTACGCCCACGGCTCCAGGGAGCAGCTTGAGCGGAGGGGCGCAACAGTTCCAAAGATTGAAGGTTGAAGATGCTCTGCATTACCTCGATCAAGTCAAATACAAGTTCAACAATCAACCGCAG GTGTACAATGACTTCTTGGATATCATGAAAGAGTTCAAGTCTCAGAGCATAGACACACCAGGTGTTATTAAGAGAGTCAGCAACCTTTTCAAGGGACATCCCCAGCTCATAGTTGGCTTCAATACGTTTTTACCACCTGGTTATAAAATAGAAGTACAAGCCGACGAACAGGGATACGCTTTCCAAGTATCGGTTAGTATGCCTAGTCCGACTGCTACGCATACCCCAACATTATCTCATCACTGCACAGGCAATGTTGGTTCACCACCCATTGCCAGTCCGCCTACTCAGCCGGCCAAGGCTCCATCCGTCCTACAAATCATGCAAGG ATCTGGCAGCATACACCACGCCATTGGAAATAACATTCCAAACAATAGCTTAACCGTTCATGCTCCGTCATCACCGCCGGTCCAATCGTATAACAATTCGCACATAAGCACGGCTCAAGCCCAAGCTGCTGTCAGTCAAGCTTTGAGCCAGGCACAAGATGGTACACCGAACAGTGGTCAGACGCAGCAAAGTCAACCTGTGGAATTCAATCACGCCATCAATTACGTGAACAAGATTAAG AATCGATTCCAAGGTCAGCCTGAAAAGTATAAGCGATTTTTGGAGATTTTGCATACCTATCAAAAGGAACAACGCAACTTAAAAGAATCCGGTCATATGGTAACTGGAGGAGGAGCAGCTGTCGGAGGAGGAAGTGGGAAACATCTAACAGAGGCAGAGGTCTACAGTCAAGTCGctaaactttttgaaaatcaagaaGATCTCCTCGCTGAGTTTGGACAATTTTTGCCTGATGCTACGAACCAACAAAGTGCCCTG TCTGCTATGTTCCAGAGTAACAAAGGTGGGGCGGTTAACGATCATTCGGCGATCGTTAAAAAACCCCTAGGATTGAAAGCGTTGTACAACAGTTCGGGGAACATACCTAGAGAACACAGAGAAAGCGGAAGCTTAAGCGGAGTAGAACGAGACAACAGAGATCATAGAGAGAGGGACCGGGAGAGAGGGGTGGGAGCCAGGGATTTGAATAGCGGTCAGAAGTTTGGTCATAGCACTGGTCAGCTGAAAAGAAGTCCGTCCTTTTCAACATCGGGAACCACTAGCAATTCGCATCACACTCAACACGGTCAGCCACCATCAAAAAAGCACAAAATGGCTACGCTGAGAGATGTGACATTCGCCGATGCTGGAAAATATGGAAGCCTTAACGATTATGCCTTTTTCGATAAA GTGCGGAAGGCCCTGAGATCGCAAGAAGTCTATGAGAATTTCTTACGCTGTTTGGTTCTGTTCAATCAAGAAATCGTGTCCAAGACAGAACTCATACAATTGGTAACACCGTTCTTGGGCAGATTCCCAGAACTATTGCGATGGTTCAAAGATTTCTTGGGTCACTCTCCGGACTCCTCAACTTCTATGTCCACTACAACCGGTGGTTTGAACGTCGAAACGCTTCCTAACAATGTCGTCAGAAGTCACCAAGACCGTCCCCAAGGAGATTTGGCTATGGAAATAGATTACTCCACTTGCAAACGGCTCGGCGCATCCTATTGTGCGTTACCTAAATCGTACGTTCAGCCTAAATGCACCGGTAGGACGCAACTGTGTAAAGAGGTGCTGAACGATACGTGGGTATCTTTCCCAACATGGTCTGAAGACAGTACCTTTGTTACTTCAAG GAAAACTCAGTATGAAGAGTTCATATACCGCTGTGAGGACGAACGGTTCGAACTGGACGGTGTTATAGAAACAAACGCAGCGACGATTCGAGTCCTGGAAGGTGTGCACAAGAAAATGAGTAGGATGAGCTCGGAGGAGATACAAAAGTTCAGATTAGATGATTGTCTGGGAGGCTGTTCGCCGACAATACACCAGAGAGCTCTGAGGAGGATATACGGTGACAAGGCTGCGGACATTATTGAcgggttgaagaaaaatcctGTTGTTGCGGTGCCGGTCGTCCTTAGGAGGCTTAAAAGCAAGGAGGAGGAATGGAGAGAAGCTCAAAAAGGgttcaataaaatatggagAGAACAAAACGAAAAGTACTATTTGAAATCCTTGGATCACCagtgtataaatttcaaacaaaatgaTGTCAAGGCGCTCAGATCGAAAAGTCTcttcaatgaaattgaaacacTTTACGATGAG AGGCATGAGCAAGCAGACGACAGTAATGCAGAGGGACAAGGGGGAGGTGGTCCACATATGGTGCTGGCATACAAAGACAAGTCCGTACTCGATGACGCAGCCAATCTCCTAATTCATCACGTGAAGAGACAGACAGCTATTCACAAGGAAGACAAGCAACAGATAAAGTTGCTTCTAAAGCACTTTATCCCTGacctattttttcatccacgaCAAGAACTGAGCGACGATGAGCGCGACGAAGATG ATGAAAAAGAGGACATAGACCCACCTGCGTGTAGCAGCTCTCATATATCGTCGTTGACGATAACATCTGGTGGTCTTCACGGGAGTAGAAACAAAGCAGTGGCTTCACCCAACTTTTCTTCTGCACACGTGAAAAGTGATCCAGATCTAAAACCTCCCTCCCATGCCTTATCCGCCGATCCCGAAGAGGCGTACACCCTGTTCATGGGCAGTAACAACTGGTACCTTTTTCTGAGGTTACATCAAATTCTATGCGAGAGGTTAACAAAGATGTACGAAAGAGCGGTTGCCTTGGCTGAAGAAGAATCCAGATACAAACAACAACGAAAGGAGAGCACAGCGGTTGCATTGAGATTAAAACCAAAAA ATGAAATAGAAATAGAGGATTATTATCCAGCGTTCTTGGACATGGTGAAGAATGTTTTAGATGGTAACATGGAAAGCACGGCGTACGAAGATACGCTACGTGAAATGTTCGGCATCCACGCGTATATTGCCTTTACCTTGGATAAGGTGgtcacatatgctgtaagacAA TTGCAGCATTTGGTTTCTGATCCAACGTGTCAGCAGTGCATGGAGTTATTCCAACGAGAACAAAGGCAGCCAAAGGAAAGTAGCGGAGCTGGTGGTTTGTGCGCCACTGCCTATCTGAGGCTAGGAGCAGAAACCGCCTACCAACGTAAAGCAGAGAGAGCTATGACTGATGagaattgtttcaaaatacataTT TACAAAAAAGACTGCAAAATAACAATGGAGCTGCTAGACACTGAAAGTGAAGACACGACGGAGGGCGGATGCAGGGACCGAGAGAGCGAAAGAGAACGGCAGAGAGAGGGTATAAGTTCGGCAGAAAAATGGTCGACCTATGTGGAGAGATACCCCGCTCCTCTTGGCCAGACAAGTCCAAAGGACATTCCTACCTCTGTAGACAACGACGCGGCAGCCAATCATCCT ATGGATGAAACTGGTTGGAGCTCGTTTGACAGACTTTTGGTAGGTCGCAAGCCCGTATTCCTCTACCGTAACGTCAGAGAGTGGCGAAAACGTGCATCAAGGATGGCTCGGTTGCCATCGTTGAATACCGTTCATTCTGACAAAACACCAGA AATAACGGCTACCGACAAAACAGTTGAAACTTCTTCTGGACTTTTGGAACGGCCGGCACCATTAAGAATGACTGAACCAGGTGACACTGGTGACATAATTAATACCGACAGTACGCAGTGCAGATTTAATCCGAACAGTTACCGGATGCTCTATGTTGCCAGCAAAGAGGCTTTCCTTTATAAGCCAAATTCCTTTACCAGAGCTAGACAG TGTCATCCGGCGGTGACGAAACACCTGAACTCTAAGTTTCATCAGTGGCTGGCAAGGTGGGCGACGCAAAATGTCGCAGACACGCAGCACCGCTTGTGCCAGGACTGGTTAATGGGTCGTTACGAAAATCTAATACCCCACAGGACACGAGTTGTTACCGATAACGATCAATCTCGTTCTCCTTATCGCCAGTACAATCGATATCGAATCGAACGATTGAAGTCTGATTCCTCATCGGAACAGTGTGCGTAG
- the Sin3A gene encoding paired amphipathic helix protein Sin3a isoform X4 — translation MKRTRGVDEVASAAAAAALKHSSGGAGGGGIGGGGGLEVGENIDYRPNSGLAVGIGPGQPIRPITSKEMPGSIQFGAVQAQQQYPVAVVMPTPAPSSVKVHSGSTTPPTPTAPGSSLSGGAQQFQRLKVEDALHYLDQVKYKFNNQPQVYNDFLDIMKEFKSQSIDTPGVIKRVSNLFKGHPQLIVGFNTFLPPGYKIEVQADEQGYAFQVSVSMPSPTATHTPTLSHHCTGNVGSPPIASPPTQPAKAPSVLQIMQGSGSIHHAIGNNIPNNSLTVHAPSSPPVQSYNNSHISTAQAQAAVSQALSQAQDGTPNSGQTQQSQPVEFNHAINYVNKIKNRFQGQPEKYKRFLEILHTYQKEQRNLKESGHMVTGGGAAVGGGSGKHLTEAEVYSQVAKLFENQEDLLAEFGQFLPDATNQQSALSAMFQSNKGGAVNDHSAIVKKPLGLKALYNSSGNIPREHRESGSLSGVERDNRDHRERDRERGVGARDLNSGQKFGHSTGQLKRSPSFSTSGTTSNSHHTQHGQPPSKKHKMATLRDVTFADAGKYGSLNDYAFFDKVRKALRSQEVYENFLRCLVLFNQEIVSKTELIQLVTPFLGRFPELLRWFKDFLGHSPDSSTSMSTTTGGLNVETLPNNVVRSHQDRPQGDLAMEIDYSTCKRLGASYCALPKSYVQPKCTGRTQLCKEVLNDTWVSFPTWSEDSTFVTSRKTQYEEFIYRCEDERFELDGVIETNAATIRVLEGVHKKMSRMSSEEIQKFRLDDCLGGCSPTIHQRALRRIYGDKAADIIDGLKKNPVVAVPVVLRRLKSKEEEWREAQKGFNKIWREQNEKYYLKSLDHQCINFKQNDVKALRSKSLFNEIETLYDERHEQADDSNAEGQGGGGPHMVLAYKDKSVLDDAANLLIHHVKRQTAIHKEDKQQIKLLLKHFIPDLFFHPRQELSDDERDEDDEKEDIDPPACSSSHISSLTITSGGLHGSRNKAVASPNFSSAHVKSDPDLKPPSHALSADPEEAYTLFMGSNNWYLFLRLHQILCERLTKMYERAVALAEEESRYKQQRKESTAVALRLKPKNEIEIEDYYPAFLDMVKNVLDGNMESTAYEDTLREMFGIHAYIAFTLDKVVTYAVRQLQHLVSDPTCQQCMELFQREQRQPKESSGAGGLCATAYLRLGAETAYQRKAERAMTDENCFKIHIYKKDCKITMELLDTESEDTTEGGCRDRESERERQREGISSAEKWSTYVERYPAPLGQTSPKDIPTSVDNDAAANHPFAFIWAPRIISVSNCWEG, via the exons agcagcagcagcagcgttGAAACATTCATCGGGAGGTGCAGGAGGAGGTGGCATAGGTGGTGGGGGCGGGTTAGAAGTCGGAGAGAACATAGACTACCGTCCTAACAGTGGTTTGGCCGTTGGAATTGGGCCTGGTCAGCCAATTAGGCCGATAACTTCCAAGGAGATGCCAGGCAGCATCCAGTTTGGCGCCGTTCAGGCGCAACAGCAATACCCAGTAGCCGTAGTAATGCCTACTCCTGCCCCTTCCAGTGTAAAG GTGCATTCTGGTAGCACAACACCGCCTACGCCCACGGCTCCAGGGAGCAGCTTGAGCGGAGGGGCGCAACAGTTCCAAAGATTGAAGGTTGAAGATGCTCTGCATTACCTCGATCAAGTCAAATACAAGTTCAACAATCAACCGCAG GTGTACAATGACTTCTTGGATATCATGAAAGAGTTCAAGTCTCAGAGCATAGACACACCAGGTGTTATTAAGAGAGTCAGCAACCTTTTCAAGGGACATCCCCAGCTCATAGTTGGCTTCAATACGTTTTTACCACCTGGTTATAAAATAGAAGTACAAGCCGACGAACAGGGATACGCTTTCCAAGTATCGGTTAGTATGCCTAGTCCGACTGCTACGCATACCCCAACATTATCTCATCACTGCACAGGCAATGTTGGTTCACCACCCATTGCCAGTCCGCCTACTCAGCCGGCCAAGGCTCCATCCGTCCTACAAATCATGCAAGG ATCTGGCAGCATACACCACGCCATTGGAAATAACATTCCAAACAATAGCTTAACCGTTCATGCTCCGTCATCACCGCCGGTCCAATCGTATAACAATTCGCACATAAGCACGGCTCAAGCCCAAGCTGCTGTCAGTCAAGCTTTGAGCCAGGCACAAGATGGTACACCGAACAGTGGTCAGACGCAGCAAAGTCAACCTGTGGAATTCAATCACGCCATCAATTACGTGAACAAGATTAAG AATCGATTCCAAGGTCAGCCTGAAAAGTATAAGCGATTTTTGGAGATTTTGCATACCTATCAAAAGGAACAACGCAACTTAAAAGAATCCGGTCATATGGTAACTGGAGGAGGAGCAGCTGTCGGAGGAGGAAGTGGGAAACATCTAACAGAGGCAGAGGTCTACAGTCAAGTCGctaaactttttgaaaatcaagaaGATCTCCTCGCTGAGTTTGGACAATTTTTGCCTGATGCTACGAACCAACAAAGTGCCCTG TCTGCTATGTTCCAGAGTAACAAAGGTGGGGCGGTTAACGATCATTCGGCGATCGTTAAAAAACCCCTAGGATTGAAAGCGTTGTACAACAGTTCGGGGAACATACCTAGAGAACACAGAGAAAGCGGAAGCTTAAGCGGAGTAGAACGAGACAACAGAGATCATAGAGAGAGGGACCGGGAGAGAGGGGTGGGAGCCAGGGATTTGAATAGCGGTCAGAAGTTTGGTCATAGCACTGGTCAGCTGAAAAGAAGTCCGTCCTTTTCAACATCGGGAACCACTAGCAATTCGCATCACACTCAACACGGTCAGCCACCATCAAAAAAGCACAAAATGGCTACGCTGAGAGATGTGACATTCGCCGATGCTGGAAAATATGGAAGCCTTAACGATTATGCCTTTTTCGATAAA GTGCGGAAGGCCCTGAGATCGCAAGAAGTCTATGAGAATTTCTTACGCTGTTTGGTTCTGTTCAATCAAGAAATCGTGTCCAAGACAGAACTCATACAATTGGTAACACCGTTCTTGGGCAGATTCCCAGAACTATTGCGATGGTTCAAAGATTTCTTGGGTCACTCTCCGGACTCCTCAACTTCTATGTCCACTACAACCGGTGGTTTGAACGTCGAAACGCTTCCTAACAATGTCGTCAGAAGTCACCAAGACCGTCCCCAAGGAGATTTGGCTATGGAAATAGATTACTCCACTTGCAAACGGCTCGGCGCATCCTATTGTGCGTTACCTAAATCGTACGTTCAGCCTAAATGCACCGGTAGGACGCAACTGTGTAAAGAGGTGCTGAACGATACGTGGGTATCTTTCCCAACATGGTCTGAAGACAGTACCTTTGTTACTTCAAG GAAAACTCAGTATGAAGAGTTCATATACCGCTGTGAGGACGAACGGTTCGAACTGGACGGTGTTATAGAAACAAACGCAGCGACGATTCGAGTCCTGGAAGGTGTGCACAAGAAAATGAGTAGGATGAGCTCGGAGGAGATACAAAAGTTCAGATTAGATGATTGTCTGGGAGGCTGTTCGCCGACAATACACCAGAGAGCTCTGAGGAGGATATACGGTGACAAGGCTGCGGACATTATTGAcgggttgaagaaaaatcctGTTGTTGCGGTGCCGGTCGTCCTTAGGAGGCTTAAAAGCAAGGAGGAGGAATGGAGAGAAGCTCAAAAAGGgttcaataaaatatggagAGAACAAAACGAAAAGTACTATTTGAAATCCTTGGATCACCagtgtataaatttcaaacaaaatgaTGTCAAGGCGCTCAGATCGAAAAGTCTcttcaatgaaattgaaacacTTTACGATGAG AGGCATGAGCAAGCAGACGACAGTAATGCAGAGGGACAAGGGGGAGGTGGTCCACATATGGTGCTGGCATACAAAGACAAGTCCGTACTCGATGACGCAGCCAATCTCCTAATTCATCACGTGAAGAGACAGACAGCTATTCACAAGGAAGACAAGCAACAGATAAAGTTGCTTCTAAAGCACTTTATCCCTGacctattttttcatccacgaCAAGAACTGAGCGACGATGAGCGCGACGAAGATG ATGAAAAAGAGGACATAGACCCACCTGCGTGTAGCAGCTCTCATATATCGTCGTTGACGATAACATCTGGTGGTCTTCACGGGAGTAGAAACAAAGCAGTGGCTTCACCCAACTTTTCTTCTGCACACGTGAAAAGTGATCCAGATCTAAAACCTCCCTCCCATGCCTTATCCGCCGATCCCGAAGAGGCGTACACCCTGTTCATGGGCAGTAACAACTGGTACCTTTTTCTGAGGTTACATCAAATTCTATGCGAGAGGTTAACAAAGATGTACGAAAGAGCGGTTGCCTTGGCTGAAGAAGAATCCAGATACAAACAACAACGAAAGGAGAGCACAGCGGTTGCATTGAGATTAAAACCAAAAA ATGAAATAGAAATAGAGGATTATTATCCAGCGTTCTTGGACATGGTGAAGAATGTTTTAGATGGTAACATGGAAAGCACGGCGTACGAAGATACGCTACGTGAAATGTTCGGCATCCACGCGTATATTGCCTTTACCTTGGATAAGGTGgtcacatatgctgtaagacAA TTGCAGCATTTGGTTTCTGATCCAACGTGTCAGCAGTGCATGGAGTTATTCCAACGAGAACAAAGGCAGCCAAAGGAAAGTAGCGGAGCTGGTGGTTTGTGCGCCACTGCCTATCTGAGGCTAGGAGCAGAAACCGCCTACCAACGTAAAGCAGAGAGAGCTATGACTGATGagaattgtttcaaaatacataTT TACAAAAAAGACTGCAAAATAACAATGGAGCTGCTAGACACTGAAAGTGAAGACACGACGGAGGGCGGATGCAGGGACCGAGAGAGCGAAAGAGAACGGCAGAGAGAGGGTATAAGTTCGGCAGAAAAATGGTCGACCTATGTGGAGAGATACCCCGCTCCTCTTGGCCAGACAAGTCCAAAGGACATTCCTACCTCTGTAGACAACGACGCGGCAGCCAATCATCCT TTTGCATTCATTTGGGCACCCCGAATAATTTCTGTGTCAAACTGCTGGGAAGGGTGA